A region of the Parasteatoda tepidariorum isolate YZ-2023 chromosome 7, CAS_Ptep_4.0, whole genome shotgun sequence genome:
actaaaaaatatcgGTGTGGATACACcgttattacatatatatatatatactatacaattaaaaatcataggaagtatttacttttacaaaagTTTCTTATCGACGATCtagtaatttattctttttctggGGGATTGTAAACCatgaaatttctctttaaagcaaaatatagtttcatataattaatcatgaaacgatgtaaaaaaattggtttctaattaagacaaaataatttttttcgccaAAACTGTTCACTATTTTGGCACATAAAGTTTTAAGCTGTTTATCCTACATTCGAAAAGATATCAAAACTTCAACGATGAATTCGTGAAGAATTGGCAAATTCAAAGTGATGAATTTTCCAATTCTATCttaatattccaaaaatatgcataaacaaCCACATCAGTGTGATTTTTCCGcagtaagtaaaataatatgatcTCTCTTTCTATAATTTTCTAGATCAATATTGTATGAAAAGCTCTagagtttcagttttttttaacgatcGGAAGTCAATCGGTGTAATCATTAACTGAAATCcaacacttatttaaaaacacgGCATTTCTTTTGCTCTCTAAAAGGAGTGATCTTAATTCTCCGACCAAAGTTTATGATAATCCATCcgtttttttctgtatttcgGTTTTGTTCTCAGGTCTAGTGCTTGTGTCGTCATCATGAGGAGATGGTGATGGTTCAGGAGATGCTTTTGGTGGTCGAACTTTGTCACTTGGCTCAGGTTTTTTTGAATGTAGATCGAATCCTTTCACAACAGTATCTAGAATATAGCGAATTGTGATTTTGTAGATGTTTTCCATATTGTCTGTATATCGATCTCCTAAAGTTTCTTGGACAGCTGCCAGGAATGGTCGCTCAATTCTCTGTAAACAAGTCAAACAggttatcattataaaaaaagttaatttattagcattttgtcttaaaaaatgttaGAGAAGCAtctctttaagaaataaaattactggGAGTTAAAATTACTAACGATTTAAAATGTCAGTTGAGAAATGGGAGGCTCTGCTTAGGAAAATACAAACTTATTCTCACCAAAGAtgcaaaattagttacaaaggTCGTCAACAGACGGTGTTGCTGtatagaaaaactataaaataatattttctgctgCATGTCAGCTATGCTGAAGTTATGGGGACAGTGTAGCTCGGAATAGTGTAATATTAGTATAATTCTtcccacttttaaaattttctgtgcttttgattttattttcaaattttatactatCGTTTAATCTTCATGATTTTTCAGGCcttaacgaaattttaaattttgtgtttatggATATAGTGGCAATAACcatctaaaaatgtttaaatttactctATTTACTAATACTATTAATAGTTTCTAGAAATGTGTAAACCAGTGTTTTCAGAAGCCATGTTTGCTATTTAATGTAATTGATATGGTGGAGAAAGTTTACAaatcttcaataaatttttttttaagaaatcaaaaaatttattattgaaaaaaataacatctgTGTCACTGGACTGGTGTGGGACCCCTTAGAGTACTAGAATTATAAAACGCATTTGTTTCTCCCATGTTTCATACAATTTCAGTGCTGTAATTAAGGGTATCAGCAGAATGATAGTTAAATTGAAACATGATGTTGAATTAGGACAAACTATACGAACTGTACAACACATAAGAGTCGTGCGGATTTCAatccattttaataattccattttttccgttttcaatttaaaataatttatacgtttggtaaaaatatccaaatattaagagatttttttttatttgttgaaaattatcttattaaaatgttccatggaggaaataaattttcgcACGAAGAGGATTATAAAAGACCATTGTTTTCACTCgtctttttgttgtttttttcctttaactttTGGTTTATGAAAGCATGTTTTTAAAGGgctatgtttcaaaaaattaatgcactCATTAGCTTGTTATGCCAGGTTATAACTTTGTATGTCTTGAAATTGATCTCCATTGCCTGATtacaggaaaagaaaaatattataatgaaattttcgaTTAAGAGTTGAAAgaagaaagcaaaattttttcccctcaaaaattgaaagtaaagtatcgatttttacaatatttctttacttttgaagtccatactttaattttgttgaataactaaataaacgatccataattaatatattacgatccaaaattgaattgaaaacttttattcgGTACTCCTTACTGTTTTAGTTTAAGCTTTTACTAGTACTACACAAAATTAGACAAATTCATCTACAATGATTGTgatgtttaaaagaattaaattttatttttagtcgattttattcattttttggcGGTCTTCTTATAAACTTCTGTAACATTTCTATAGCGGTTGTAACATTGGAGAGGAGGTGGGACTCATCATAAGGCTTGAATTTGCATAACAACTCATGCATGGATTTGTAATCGTAGGCCACTAGCTTgctggtacttttatttatctgtattatattagttttttgattgttgaatgttttttttttaaattttttgttgtcgAAAATTGCTCAGATTTAGCTGTTTTATCGTGGTTTTCTGATTTAGCTGATAATTTACAGAATTCggtaatttaattgcaaaatcagTACGATAAACAGATATTTCTGAGCCTATCTGAACGTAATTTACTACAAtactaagataaaaaataaaattggatgaATAAAACTACCAGCTCAAATGCGCGAATAGCGCCAGACCATAAAAAGGGAAGGCATGCGATGAAATTtccgataaatattttttaaaaaacattttatttattaatatctcgaacttgaagggagaggagaaaaaattcgaataatcgaaaatcgcatgttatcgattttagaataaagaaaaatgctctttacataccttatttactattccgtatttattctaaaaacactttttacacttaaaaagattcaattgttgtttgctttagagatgTGTTAGGAAAGTTTGTCTATAACACTTTCTAAGTggactatagctttaaatgtTTCCTCTGACATATTCAGCTGTCTCCCAATAAATCTCCTTACAGTGTCCACTGCAGAAAGTGTTTGTTTGAGAACTAATTATGATTATGAGAATTGGCtttctattcttaaattttttttttgaatattttttttaattttcagaaaacaaatctacactatttatggaaaataaaaattcaagttatcgagggattggaaaaaaaaattcgagaaatcaaggattttttaacattgagtgtataggaaatttgaagggaattttttttctcttcgagatatcgaaaaattcgtgaaatcgaggttcgagttagcgaggttcgactgtatatatatatatatatattagattttgaGATACAATTTTCTTATATCTGATATgccaaatatttaaagaaagaaatttaccCAAAAATAATCTCTTTGGAATCCAGGTATTTTAGTATGTAGTTTACCCACTGCATGCAAGTAGTCCATAAAATAATCGACATTGTGCAGTTTCTTGATACTTTCATCTAAAGTATTCATAACGATAGATGCGTGCTGTGCCAGTTCCATACTGTCACGATGCAATTCggttattcttttcttttggaACTTTTCGAACAAATGGAGTATGTCTTCATTCTCTTCGAACagtctgaaaaataaaagtagtttataatatagttgtataatttttgttgttggctacaaaattaattatcgttgcaaaatttcagttgttcatttaaaaattaaacgtaTTCCTTGGGCCCGGCCGAGCAGTATCTCCCACCAAATGCTGtgcaaagcgtggaggtagcgggttcgaaacccgctgtaaccctggatgtatctttGTGCTGTTCTGctctgtattgtgctatctgtccttgAATTTgtcaaaggtttataagcctaaattgagcacacaaacCCACAAATGCATGTAAATTCAATAAACTTATTCCATCTCTAAGGCGATACGAATTCTAGGTGTTCTCTAAACACCGTATACGTCAAGTGCTTTAATAATTCTTGTCGAAAATGAATTACAAGCCTACAAACGATTATTTAGTTctggttattattattacccACTTGTCATATTAGTATACATGTAGATTTGTGgagtaacaaaattaatgattactAGTTGATAAATGGGAAATATCGTACATGTATACCTGTACAAGTAATAATATAGAATTACAGCAACTAATTACGATCCcatttaataaaaggaaaaacaatcTGAATGATTCTAAATTTACCACTCTTGCCCACGCTGACTCATCAAAATGtcttaatgttttttcaaagaaatattcgGAACATTATcgttcttcaattttatttatttttgcccataaaaccaaaaatatttctcagcaTTAAGACAAGATTTATGTTTAAAGTCATAACAAGGAGTGAATGTGCcttgtgtatttatttataacctcAGGACTTattctcttctttttaaaaaacacatttttctagAACACTATTTGAATGGCATTGGAAAAACGCTCTTCCGCAGTCAATACTTAATGATAGTACTTAAGATTGATATAAGTGTTCCGCTTCCAGAAATCTGAgaggaattatttttgttaatgtatgtAAAAGGTGGCTTtgtttactggaaatttttaTCAGTCTAAAGATTgtctaataaaatatacagtagGACGAATTGGATTAAGGCGGTTAATTTTATGTATCTATTAAAACGGTTGTTCGGTAGTTAAAGAATGTTAATGGTTAAgtagataaaagtgaaaaagctgtttaaaattttgtttttagaattttagcaagagaaaattttaactgccgagattttaaaaaaaggaataaataatatattggaaATTTTGGAAACTGCGTTTTATAAGTAGACTAAAAaggagacattttttaaaatttttgtcagacTTAGGCTGAAAAACGTAAAGTGCATCACTTTGGAAAGGCACGGGAGATTTTTCAGGGGTGACTGGTCTTTTAGGTCTGACCAGAAATCAGCTTACTTGATAAATGtggggttaattttttttatttttaaattttatggtttaCTTCTTTTCGGATGTGCCACTAGTTGGCTTATGCCAGAATATGGTCGAAATTTCAACTAACTGTAAAGTTTGCTTGTAGCATTTCGGATTTAATGGCAACTTGCATCTCGCCTCcagtttaaattttcacttgTATTATTATCAATTACAGAAATAAAGAGGAAATTTGAACACTCTAGTTAGCCAGAAAGTAATTGAAATCTTGATtggtgagaaaaatattttgctttcaatggttaaaaagtatttgaaatgtGCATTGACATCAAACAGGGAGCTCTATTACAGATTTGAAAGCATTACTTAGTCGGAATTTGAtcaaagttttgatttaaaaattccattctcATTGACACGAAAGCtagtttactaaaatataaaaatatttaaaaattttgttttatttgctcTGTAGATACCTTCAACACAAGagttaagtttaacttttgaaaacgTGATCTGACAAAGCTGGTGTGTGTGTTTTATGAGCCAATTTATCAGCGCTGTAaggacaaaatattaaatttttaattattattattgtttaatacgAAATGTAAATGTCataaacatcaaataaaaaaataagcctggtacaaaaaacaaaagtacATCACAGttacaataacaaataataaatctaagttaaataaaagaagtagaAGAGAGAGACTTATATTTCTACTAATTTGATGTGCGATAAGGCTCTGTGTAtaattaacttatcgttaattaacattctaacttatgtagagaaattTTCCAACTTTAACGCGTCATTTTGCTGACAAAGATTAGCTGGCGCTGACGTAATAGGTCACATGTGCGGGTATGAGAGGTCtttttgaagtgcaagtacccaattctcaaggttaaaaattcattttgaaaattacatatttataaggGCTtaggattataaaaatataataaattccaaactgagaaaacttttaaaaaatatttaatttttgttttaaaataaagacttaTTTCTACTTGTTTGAATAGCACTaaacagtataaaataaaataattatacgaTTTTTTGATCACGGAActcaaaaattgcaataaaatttaaattaaaattttgagaggggaaaaaaaggcGGTATTCATGttctatttcgttttttttttaacgtaaaagattttattttttacaaaagagaCTTCGCGTACTCTTAATTCAAAAGCTTTTCTATCAAATGCTGCgaaattttagtaaaacttttCATGAATACAGTGCCGCTTGTTCAATGATGgggaaagtaaattatttaatagagaGAAATTCCGAATATACTTAGATCTATTCTCTGATCAAAATGTAATTACacacaaaacaaagaaataataaaatttacgttGAGAAGTTTGAGtgctcttttttgttttgtttccccccccccccgttAANTAGGCAAGTACGAGGCTCTCGATACCGAATGATGCTTCTTTCTTCGCAGCGAATGTTACTTATAGCGTCATTTAGACTgaatagaaaagtatttttaatctttttggtacaaaataagtttcaaagaGTAGCAGAGAATAAGCCTTATTATACATCCCACATATAACCGAGTTTGTTAGATGTTAAACTTAAAGCAAGGAATATTTTTgtaggaatttaaataattttaaaacaaaactcctactattttcttttcatataaagGGATTAACTCAAAGCAGCAGCATCAATGTGGAACCGCGAAGCTGCGAGTTCGCGTAGGCTAATATAAATTGGGAACCGTAAAGCTCCGAGTCTGTGCACGATTTTCATCCCATTC
Encoded here:
- the LOC107446710 gene encoding neuroglobin encodes the protein MGVNLSKVLAVLQKKGEPEAGAAEIPAPLEDPPTPPAPDPRLPLTAKQLFNISKSWKGIARAMEPTGVIMFVRLFEENEDILHLFEKFQKKRITELHRDSMELAQHASIVMNTLDESIKKLHNVDYFMDYLHAVGKLHTKIPGFQRDYFWRIERPFLAAVQETLGDRYTDNMENIYKITIRYILDTVVKGFDLHSKKPEPSDKVRPPKASPEPSPSPHDDDTSTRPENKTEIQKKTDGLS